A genomic segment from Nodularia sphaerocarpa UHCC 0038 encodes:
- the chlP gene encoding geranylgeranyl reductase, with protein MTLRVAVVGSGPAGSSAAETLAKAGIETYLFERKLDNAKPCGGAIPLCMVDEFDLPPEIIDRRVRKMKMISPSNREVNINIVKEDEYIGMCRREVLDGFLRDRAAKLGANLINATVHKLDIPTNNTSPYTIHYVDHTESGSQGITKTLKVDLVIGADGANSRIAKEMDAGDYNYAIAFQERIRLPQDKMDYYNDLAEMYVGNDVSTDFYAWVFPKYDHVAVGTGTMQVNKASIKQLQAGIRARASEKLAGGKIIKVEAHPIPEHPRPRRVVGRIALVGDAAGYVTKSSGEGIYFAAKSGRMCAETIVEMSNNGASIPTEKDLKIYLKRWDKKYGLTYKVLDILQTVFYRSDATREAFVEMCDDLDVQKLTFDSYLYKTVVPANPFTQLKITAKTLGSLIRGNALAP; from the coding sequence TTGACACTACGGGTTGCTGTTGTTGGGTCAGGCCCTGCTGGTTCATCTGCTGCGGAAACGCTGGCGAAAGCAGGAATTGAAACTTACTTGTTTGAGCGGAAGCTAGATAATGCCAAGCCCTGCGGGGGTGCTATTCCTCTGTGTATGGTAGATGAATTTGACCTACCACCAGAGATTATTGACCGCCGTGTGCGGAAGATGAAAATGATTTCACCTTCCAATCGTGAGGTTAATATCAATATAGTAAAAGAAGACGAATATATAGGAATGTGCCGCCGGGAAGTCCTAGATGGTTTCCTGCGTGACCGGGCGGCAAAACTAGGGGCAAATTTAATTAACGCCACAGTTCATAAACTCGATATACCCACAAATAACACCAGCCCTTATACAATCCACTACGTTGACCATACAGAAAGTGGTTCACAAGGTATTACTAAAACCCTAAAAGTAGATTTAGTGATTGGGGCAGATGGGGCTAACTCTCGCATTGCGAAAGAAATGGATGCTGGGGATTATAACTATGCGATCGCCTTCCAAGAGCGAATCCGCTTACCCCAGGATAAAATGGACTACTATAACGACTTAGCCGAAATGTATGTAGGCAATGACGTTTCTACAGACTTCTACGCCTGGGTTTTCCCCAAATACGACCACGTAGCAGTCGGTACTGGCACAATGCAAGTCAATAAAGCCAGCATCAAACAGTTACAAGCTGGTATCCGCGCCCGTGCTTCCGAAAAATTAGCAGGCGGTAAAATCATCAAAGTAGAAGCTCACCCCATACCTGAACATCCCCGTCCCCGTCGTGTAGTCGGTCGGATTGCGTTGGTTGGAGATGCTGCTGGCTACGTCACCAAGTCCTCCGGTGAAGGTATTTACTTTGCAGCTAAGTCTGGGCGGATGTGTGCTGAAACCATTGTGGAAATGTCTAACAATGGCGCAAGTATTCCCACAGAAAAAGACCTCAAGATTTACTTGAAGCGCTGGGATAAAAAATACGGACTCACCTACAAAGTGTTGGACATTCTCCAAACCGTGTTCTACCGTTCCGACGCTACCCGCGAAGCCTTTGTGGAAATGTGCGATGACCTGGATGTGCAGAAGCTAACATTTGATAGCTATCTATATAAAACAGTTGTCCCCGCCAACCCCTTCACTCAACTAAAAATTACTGCCAAAACTCTTGGTAGTCTGATTCGCGGTAACGCTTTGGCTCCTTAA
- a CDS encoding sulfate/molybdate ABC transporter ATP-binding protein — protein sequence MGIVVENVSKNFGSFQAVDQVNLEIKSGSLVALLGPSGSGKSTLLRLIAGLEMPESGKILLTGKDATNQSVQERNIGFVFQHYALFKHLNVRKNIAFGLEIRKAEKKKIKGRVEQLLELVQLSGLGDRYPSQLSGGQRQRVALARALAVEPNVLLLDEPFGALDAKVRKDLRAWLRRLHDEVHVTTVFVTHDQEEAMEVSDEVVVMNKGRVEQVGTPAEIYDNPATAFVMSFIGPVNVLSNTSKIFQSCGFDSPNSQVFLRPQDVQIERQANGATAPATVTRLIHLGWEIQIELTLDDGQVVAAHLTRDRFNELQLEPQDRVYVKPKDARSFPLYYSI from the coding sequence GTGGGCATAGTAGTTGAGAATGTATCTAAAAATTTCGGGAGCTTCCAAGCCGTTGATCAGGTGAATCTCGAAATTAAGAGTGGTTCACTGGTGGCTTTATTGGGTCCATCAGGATCTGGTAAATCCACTTTGCTGCGGTTAATTGCGGGCTTGGAAATGCCAGAGAGCGGTAAAATCTTGCTGACTGGTAAGGATGCGACAAATCAAAGTGTCCAAGAGCGAAATATTGGATTTGTGTTTCAGCACTATGCGCTGTTTAAGCATCTGAATGTGCGAAAGAATATCGCCTTTGGTTTAGAAATTCGCAAAGCAGAGAAGAAGAAAATTAAGGGCAGGGTAGAGCAGTTACTAGAGTTAGTGCAATTGAGTGGATTAGGCGATCGCTATCCATCCCAACTTTCCGGTGGTCAAAGACAACGGGTAGCATTAGCTAGGGCGCTGGCTGTAGAACCTAACGTATTATTGCTAGATGAGCCATTTGGCGCACTTGATGCTAAAGTCCGTAAGGATTTGCGGGCATGGTTACGCCGCCTCCATGATGAAGTTCATGTTACCACTGTTTTTGTGACTCACGACCAAGAGGAAGCGATGGAAGTTTCCGACGAAGTGGTGGTGATGAATAAAGGGCGTGTAGAACAGGTGGGAACACCAGCAGAAATTTACGACAATCCAGCGACGGCATTTGTGATGAGCTTCATTGGCCCTGTAAATGTCTTATCTAACACTTCCAAGATTTTTCAGAGTTGTGGCTTTGATTCGCCAAATAGCCAAGTATTTTTACGTCCCCAAGATGTGCAGATTGAAAGACAGGCTAATGGTGCTACTGCACCAGCTACTGTGACGCGGTTGATACATTTGGGTTGGGAAATTCAGATAGAATTAACTTTGGATGATGGGCAAGTGGTAGCAGCGCATTTAACACGCGATCGCTTTAACGAGTTACAGTTAGAACCACAGGATCGGGTGTATGTGAAACCCAAGGATGCAAGGTCTTTTCCCCTGTATTATTCAATTTAA
- the yidD gene encoding membrane protein insertion efficiency factor YidD, translated as MEISSFHSLTRQVGVAAITGYQKHISPHKGFACAHRVLYGDESCSQYFKRVIAEDGFSAALIQSRERFQACKQANRILHFQGEKPEKEPPNPQPPDKNPGGESIDCNDCVTGAECSANFAEMVNTNADCSAIDCSGADCANADCSGVDCSGADCSFLDCGSCG; from the coding sequence ATGGAAATTTCCTCATTCCACTCGCTGACTAGACAAGTTGGTGTCGCGGCCATTACTGGATATCAAAAACACATTTCTCCCCATAAAGGTTTTGCTTGCGCTCATCGAGTGTTGTATGGTGATGAATCTTGCTCGCAGTATTTCAAGCGGGTAATTGCTGAGGATGGTTTCAGCGCTGCACTCATTCAGTCTCGTGAACGATTTCAAGCCTGTAAGCAAGCTAATCGGATTTTGCACTTTCAAGGCGAGAAACCAGAAAAAGAACCACCAAACCCCCAACCTCCTGACAAAAACCCTGGTGGTGAGAGTATTGACTGTAATGATTGTGTTACTGGTGCTGAGTGTAGTGCCAATTTTGCTGAGATGGTCAATACTAACGCTGATTGTAGTGCGATTGATTGCAGTGGTGCTGACTGTGCTAACGCTGATTGCAGTGGGGTTGATTGCAGTGGTGCTGACTGTAGCTTTCTCGATTGTGGCAGTTGTGGCTAA
- a CDS encoding ABC transporter permease, producing MNWWERLQKNPLARFGAIVLLIFYIAVIAADFVAPYDPLASQPNGSLLPPTQIYWFSQSEPGKFIGPHVYPTTQGDTDLETGDRLLIVDLKKPTPLRLFVSGAEYRLLQLRLPLPPKWDEVTISPGIPVNWHLFGTTGEAKINILGTDDQGRDQFSRLVHGGRISMFIGIIGVLITFPLGLIIGGISGYFGGWTDSVIMRIAEVLMTFPGIYLLVTLGAVLPAGLTSTQRFLLIVVITSVISWAGLARVIRGQVLSIKEREFVQAARAMGGKPIYIIIRHILPQTATYVIISATLAVPGFIGAEAVLSLIGLGIQQPDPSWGNMLSLASNASIVVLQPWLIWPPAVLIILTVLSFNLLGDGLRDALDPRSLRR from the coding sequence ATGAATTGGTGGGAAAGACTTCAAAAAAATCCTTTGGCGCGATTTGGGGCAATTGTGCTGTTAATTTTCTATATAGCGGTAATTGCTGCTGATTTCGTGGCTCCTTATGACCCTCTTGCTTCACAGCCAAATGGTTCACTGTTACCACCAACTCAAATTTATTGGTTTTCTCAATCAGAACCAGGGAAATTTATTGGACCCCATGTATATCCTACGACGCAGGGAGATACTGATTTAGAAACAGGCGATCGCCTCTTAATAGTAGACTTAAAAAAGCCCACACCTCTACGTTTGTTCGTCTCCGGGGCTGAGTACCGGCTGTTACAGTTGCGTTTACCACTACCGCCCAAATGGGACGAAGTAACTATTTCCCCTGGTATTCCTGTAAATTGGCATTTATTTGGGACAACAGGCGAAGCCAAAATCAATATCTTGGGTACTGACGACCAAGGGCGCGACCAATTTAGCCGTTTGGTGCATGGTGGTCGCATTAGTATGTTTATTGGAATTATTGGGGTGCTGATTACCTTTCCCCTGGGTCTAATAATTGGCGGAATTTCGGGTTATTTCGGTGGTTGGACTGATAGCGTAATTATGCGTATTGCCGAAGTGCTAATGACTTTCCCCGGAATTTATCTCTTGGTGACTTTGGGTGCAGTTTTACCAGCAGGTTTAACCAGTACCCAGCGCTTTTTACTCATTGTCGTGATTACTTCGGTGATTAGTTGGGCGGGATTAGCGCGGGTAATTCGGGGACAGGTGCTATCAATAAAAGAGCGAGAATTTGTCCAAGCAGCCAGAGCAATGGGTGGTAAGCCAATTTACATTATAATTCGTCATATTTTGCCGCAAACTGCCACCTATGTGATTATTTCGGCGACATTAGCAGTTCCTGGTTTTATAGGTGCGGAAGCTGTCTTAAGTCTGATTGGTTTGGGAATCCAACAACCTGATCCTTCTTGGGGAAATATGCTTTCTTTAGCTAGCAATGCTTCAATTGTAGTGCTGCAACCTTGGTTAATTTGGCCGCCTGCTGTGTTAATTATCCTTACGGTGCTGTCTTTTAATTTACTGGGTGACGGTCTGAGAGATGCTCTCGATCCCCGTAGTTTGCGAAGATAG
- a CDS encoding Npun_R2479 family HD domain-containing metalloprotein: protein MFNATEILIDAFVKEIREGYRRTYGCLKHDYQDIIAWAGNMALENIANSDALYHNVEHSVLVTLVGQEILRGKHIREGGVSSEDWLHFIISLLCHDIGYVKGVCREDKESIGLYATGQDGKMINLHPGASDAALTPYHVDRAKLFIDERFGGHKLIDADAIKLNIELTRFPVPAAEDHQDTISYAGLVRAADLIGQLSDPRYLRKITSLFYEFQETGMNGVLGYKTPADLRKNYAKFYWNGVYPYIKDGLHYLSLTQQGKQIMANLYSNVFVVEHEKIQEGNLYLLEQSSG from the coding sequence ATGTTCAATGCCACTGAAATTTTAATTGATGCCTTTGTCAAGGAAATTCGCGAAGGCTACCGTCGCACTTATGGCTGCTTAAAACATGATTATCAAGATATTATCGCTTGGGCTGGTAATATGGCTTTGGAAAATATTGCCAATAGCGATGCGCTGTATCACAATGTAGAACACTCTGTTTTAGTTACCCTTGTGGGACAGGAAATTTTACGCGGTAAACACATCCGGGAAGGTGGTGTCTCTAGTGAAGACTGGCTGCATTTTATCATCTCGTTGCTGTGTCATGATATTGGCTATGTGAAAGGAGTTTGCCGAGAAGACAAAGAGAGCATAGGTTTATATGCTACAGGTCAAGATGGCAAAATGATTAATCTGCATCCTGGGGCTTCTGATGCTGCGCTTACACCCTATCATGTTGATCGAGCCAAACTTTTCATTGATGAGCGTTTTGGTGGTCACAAGTTAATTGATGCTGATGCAATTAAACTAAATATTGAATTAACTCGCTTTCCCGTACCAGCCGCAGAGGATCATCAAGACACCATTAGCTATGCTGGGTTAGTACGGGCGGCTGATTTGATTGGACAATTAAGTGACCCACGTTACTTAAGAAAAATTACTTCTTTATTCTACGAGTTTCAAGAAACTGGGATGAATGGAGTTTTGGGTTACAAAACACCTGCGGATTTACGCAAAAACTACGCTAAGTTTTACTGGAATGGCGTTTATCCTTATATTAAAGATGGGCTACATTACTTGTCTCTGACTCAGCAGGGTAAACAAATAATGGCTAATCTCTATTCCAATGTTTTTGTCGTAGAACACGAAAAGATCCAAGAAGGAAATTTATATTTACTAGAACAATCATCTGGTTAA